In a single window of the Centroberyx gerrardi isolate f3 chromosome 17, fCenGer3.hap1.cur.20231027, whole genome shotgun sequence genome:
- the mavs gene encoding mitochondrial antiviral-signaling protein isoform X1, with amino-acid sequence MMAFARDKLYNGYLRRKMALIASNVKAREIVPHLPCLTTSDREEIEAKRETSGNYAAMQHLLDCLRRRENWPEEFIAALEACEQRTMAAEIRAEYNSLRGPNNPSPPSPPTTVVMAHVHPAPSASRPVSAPESSQAAVSPPPEAAAPPEPATRASPPPEAPLQPEAPPNPDTPPPPPPKAAPSSEPAPQLPQSPQARATPPPSTPPPSPEPPRHQAATPPPPQRAVQAHQEPEENSEMDPQDGSGDKSLMPDKASAGDGEVSVDSEATADPGPAVEQREAAAPSLPHPRQATAEEDRTPQSLVTTPEKPPVQETVPPVDQVAAAGLQPEETSEPTATQVMNNSQQAQTTDAASPPRGIDVPDASLCDTVCLSKPGQLLSIQQQHHNSPTIPAEQQPPYSGNSERLEISDAVPDPESSAQVPAPASPPPRQDNGVVTEPLPYNNEPEENHYESVSLGSLGEVRVNVGRVAEEASIQNHDGQDLRPQAQILNGQAAKEPASAPPASANAADTVSNLNAPSESALEQQDPEKKTYLSPNAKSFLTAAGVSACVLMVAWRLKRI; translated from the exons ATG ATGGCGTTCGCCAGGGATAAACTATACAATGGCTACTTGCGGCGGAAAATGGCTCTCATCGCCAGCAACGTGAAAGCGAGAGAAATCGTGCCCCACCTGCCTTGCTTGACCACCTCTGACAGG GAAGAAATAGAGGCAAAAAGAGAGACTAGTGGGAATTACGCTGCCATGCAGCATCTTCTGGACTGTCTgcggaggagagagaactgGCCAGAGGAGTTCATCGCAGCGCTGGAGGCGTGTGAGCAGAGAACGATGGCAGCTGAGATCAGAGCAGAGTACAACTCTCTGAGAGGCCCGAACA ATCCCAGTCCACCCTCCCCTCCTACCACCGTCGTCATGGCACACGTCCACCCGGCTCCGTCTGCCAGTCGGCCCGTGTCTGCTCCAGAGAGCAGTCAAGCCGCTGTTTCCCCCCCACCTgaggcagcagctcctccagagCCCGCCACCCGGGCCTCACCCCCTCCAGAAGCCCCCCTGCAGCCAGAGGCGCCCCCAAACCCAGAcactccaccacctccacctcccaagGCTGCACCCTCTTCAGAGCCTGCCCCCCAGCTTCCACAGTCCCCCCAGGCTAGAGCGACACCCCCTCCATCAacgcctcctccttctcctgaaCCCCCACGCCATCAGGCCGCCACACCGCCGCCGCCACAGAGAGCGGTTCAAGCTCACCAGGAGCCGGAGGAAAACTCTGAAATGGACCCCCAGGATGGCTCCGGTGACAAGAGTCTGATGCCTGATAAAGCGAGCGCAGGAGACGGCGAGGTTTCAGTCGACTCTGAGGCGACCGCTGACCCAGGACCTGCTGTCGAACAGCGCGAAGCAGCTGCTCCATCCTTGCCACATCCTCGCCAAGCAACAGCCGAGGAGGACAGGACACCGCAGAGTCTCGTCACGACCCCAGAGAAGCCACCGGTCCAGGAAACGGTCCCACCAGTAGACCAAGTAGCTGCTGCTGGCCTGCAGCCTGAAGAAACCTCTGAACCCACCGCCACACAG GTCATGAACAACAGTCAGCAGGCGCAAACCACAGACGCAGCCTCCCCACCGCGTGGTATCGATGTGCCGGACGCTTCTCTCTGTGACACTGTGTGTCTGAGCAAGCCTGGCCAACTCCTCAGCATCCAACAGCAGCATCACAACAGTCCTACTATTCCTGCAGAACAGCAACCACCCTACTCAGGCAACAGTGAGCGTCTGGAAATAAGTGACGCCGTACCGGACCCTGAGTCTTCTGCCCAGGTTCCTGCCCCCGCCTCTCCGCCGCCACGCCAGGACAACGGCGTCGTCACGGAGCCTCTTCCCTATAATAACGAACCGGAGGAGAACCACTACGAGTCCGTCAGCCTGGGCTCCCTGGGAGAGGTGCGGGTGAACGTGGGCCGAGTGGCCGAGGAGGCGTCTATCCAGAACCACGACGGCCAAGACTTGAGACCGCAGGCTCAGATCCTGAACGGCCAAGCAGCCAAAGAGCCCGCTTCTGCACCGCCCGCCAGCGCCAACGCCGCTGACACTGTATCGAATTTAAACGCCCCCTCAGAGTCTGCGCTGGAGCAGCAGGATCCAGAGAAGAAGACCTACCTGTCGCCTAATGCAAAGTCCTTTCTGACAGCTGCAGGAGTCAGCGCCTGTGTGCTGATGGTGGCCTGGAGGTTGAAGAGGATTTAA
- the mavs gene encoding mitochondrial antiviral-signaling protein isoform X2, with translation MAFARDKLYNGYLRRKMALIASNVKAREIVPHLPCLTTSDREEIEAKRETSGNYAAMQHLLDCLRRRENWPEEFIAALEACEQRTMAAEIRAEYNSLRGPNNPSPPSPPTTVVMAHVHPAPSASRPVSAPESSQAAVSPPPEAAAPPEPATRASPPPEAPLQPEAPPNPDTPPPPPPKAAPSSEPAPQLPQSPQARATPPPSTPPPSPEPPRHQAATPPPPQRAVQAHQEPEENSEMDPQDGSGDKSLMPDKASAGDGEVSVDSEATADPGPAVEQREAAAPSLPHPRQATAEEDRTPQSLVTTPEKPPVQETVPPVDQVAAAGLQPEETSEPTATQVMNNSQQAQTTDAASPPRGIDVPDASLCDTVCLSKPGQLLSIQQQHHNSPTIPAEQQPPYSGNSERLEISDAVPDPESSAQVPAPASPPPRQDNGVVTEPLPYNNEPEENHYESVSLGSLGEVRVNVGRVAEEASIQNHDGQDLRPQAQILNGQAAKEPASAPPASANAADTVSNLNAPSESALEQQDPEKKTYLSPNAKSFLTAAGVSACVLMVAWRLKRI, from the exons ATGGCGTTCGCCAGGGATAAACTATACAATGGCTACTTGCGGCGGAAAATGGCTCTCATCGCCAGCAACGTGAAAGCGAGAGAAATCGTGCCCCACCTGCCTTGCTTGACCACCTCTGACAGG GAAGAAATAGAGGCAAAAAGAGAGACTAGTGGGAATTACGCTGCCATGCAGCATCTTCTGGACTGTCTgcggaggagagagaactgGCCAGAGGAGTTCATCGCAGCGCTGGAGGCGTGTGAGCAGAGAACGATGGCAGCTGAGATCAGAGCAGAGTACAACTCTCTGAGAGGCCCGAACA ATCCCAGTCCACCCTCCCCTCCTACCACCGTCGTCATGGCACACGTCCACCCGGCTCCGTCTGCCAGTCGGCCCGTGTCTGCTCCAGAGAGCAGTCAAGCCGCTGTTTCCCCCCCACCTgaggcagcagctcctccagagCCCGCCACCCGGGCCTCACCCCCTCCAGAAGCCCCCCTGCAGCCAGAGGCGCCCCCAAACCCAGAcactccaccacctccacctcccaagGCTGCACCCTCTTCAGAGCCTGCCCCCCAGCTTCCACAGTCCCCCCAGGCTAGAGCGACACCCCCTCCATCAacgcctcctccttctcctgaaCCCCCACGCCATCAGGCCGCCACACCGCCGCCGCCACAGAGAGCGGTTCAAGCTCACCAGGAGCCGGAGGAAAACTCTGAAATGGACCCCCAGGATGGCTCCGGTGACAAGAGTCTGATGCCTGATAAAGCGAGCGCAGGAGACGGCGAGGTTTCAGTCGACTCTGAGGCGACCGCTGACCCAGGACCTGCTGTCGAACAGCGCGAAGCAGCTGCTCCATCCTTGCCACATCCTCGCCAAGCAACAGCCGAGGAGGACAGGACACCGCAGAGTCTCGTCACGACCCCAGAGAAGCCACCGGTCCAGGAAACGGTCCCACCAGTAGACCAAGTAGCTGCTGCTGGCCTGCAGCCTGAAGAAACCTCTGAACCCACCGCCACACAG GTCATGAACAACAGTCAGCAGGCGCAAACCACAGACGCAGCCTCCCCACCGCGTGGTATCGATGTGCCGGACGCTTCTCTCTGTGACACTGTGTGTCTGAGCAAGCCTGGCCAACTCCTCAGCATCCAACAGCAGCATCACAACAGTCCTACTATTCCTGCAGAACAGCAACCACCCTACTCAGGCAACAGTGAGCGTCTGGAAATAAGTGACGCCGTACCGGACCCTGAGTCTTCTGCCCAGGTTCCTGCCCCCGCCTCTCCGCCGCCACGCCAGGACAACGGCGTCGTCACGGAGCCTCTTCCCTATAATAACGAACCGGAGGAGAACCACTACGAGTCCGTCAGCCTGGGCTCCCTGGGAGAGGTGCGGGTGAACGTGGGCCGAGTGGCCGAGGAGGCGTCTATCCAGAACCACGACGGCCAAGACTTGAGACCGCAGGCTCAGATCCTGAACGGCCAAGCAGCCAAAGAGCCCGCTTCTGCACCGCCCGCCAGCGCCAACGCCGCTGACACTGTATCGAATTTAAACGCCCCCTCAGAGTCTGCGCTGGAGCAGCAGGATCCAGAGAAGAAGACCTACCTGTCGCCTAATGCAAAGTCCTTTCTGACAGCTGCAGGAGTCAGCGCCTGTGTGCTGATGGTGGCCTGGAGGTTGAAGAGGATTTAA
- the pank2 gene encoding pantothenate kinase 2, mitochondrial yields MAFNGHQRDEESSDDDDETPTKQLRSVKEMPGYFRNDPHNETATPGGSATPDRRTSNSTARHRIDSLKKSRPPFPWFGMDIGGTLVKLVYFEPKDITAEEEQEEVENLKSIRRYLTSNTAYGKTGIRDVHLELQDLTLCGRTGNLHFIRFPTHDLPAFLQMGRNKHFSSLHTTLCATGGGAYKFESDFRTMADLQLHKLDELDCLIRGVLYIDSVVSSGPSECYYFENPTDPERCVQRPYTLENPYPLLLVNIGSGVSILAVYSENNYKRVTGTSLGGGTFLGLCCLLTGCSTFEEALEMASQGESTRVDKLVRDIYGGDYERFGLPGWAVASSFGNMMSKEKRESVSKEDLARATLVTITNNIGSITRMCALNENIERVVFVGNFLRVNTLSMKLLAYAMDYWSKGQLKALFLRHEGYFGAVGALLELLNPS; encoded by the exons ATGGCGTTCAATGGCCACCAGCGCGACGAGGAATCCTCCGACGACGACGATGAAACGCCCACGAAGCAGCTGCGGTCCGTGAAGGAGATGCCCGGTTATTTCAGAAACGACCCCCACAATGAGACCGCCACGCCCGGGGGAAGCGCCACACCGGACCGGCGGACCTCCAACTCGACAGCGAGGCATCGGATTGACTCGCTGAAGAAGAGCAGGCCGC CATTTCCCTGGTTTGGGATGGATATTGGAGGCACTCTGGTGAAGCTGGTGTACTTTGAGCCTAAAGACatcacagcagaggaggagcaggaggaggtggagaaccTGAAGAGCATCCGGCGGTACCTGACCTCCAACACCGCCTACGGTAAAACGGGCATCAGGGACGTGCACCTGGAGCTGCAGGACCTGACGCTGTGCGGCAGGACGGGCAACCTGCACTTCATCCGCTTCCCCACGCACGACCTGCCGGCCTTCCTGCAGATGGGCCGCAACAAGCACTTCTCCAGCCTCCACACCACCCTCTGCGCCACCGGAGGCGGGGCGTACAAGTTTGAGTCCGATTTCCGCACG atggccgACCTGCAGCTTCACAAGCTGGATGAGCTGGACTGTTTGATCCGGGGGGTGCTGTACATCGACTCGGTGGTGTCCAGCGGCCCCTCGGAGTGCTACTACTTTGAAAACCCCACAGACCCGGAGCGCTGCGTCCAGAGGCCCTACACACTGGAGAACCCCTACCCTCTGCTGCTGGTCAACATAGGGTCCGGGGTCAGCATCCTGGCCGTCTACTCTGAGAACAACTACAAACGAGTCACTGGGACCAG CCTCGGCGGCGGGACCTTCCTGGGCCTGTGTTGCCTCCTGACTGGCTGCTCTACTTTCGAGGAAGCCCTAGAAATGGCTTCTCAGGGGGAGAGCACCCGCGTGGACAAACTGGTGCGGGACATCTATGGCGGAGACTACGAGAGGTTCGGGCTGCCGGGCTGGGCTGTGGCCTCAAG TTTTGGCAACATGATGTCCAAAGAGAAAAGGGAGTCGGTGTCCAAAGAGGATCTGGCCAGAGCGACGCtggtcaccatcaccaacaacATCGGCTCCATCACCAGGATGTGTGCTCTCAATGAG AACATAGAGAGAGTGGTGTTTGTGGGCAACTTCCTGAGGGTGAACACCCTCTCGATGAAGCTGCTGGCCTACGCCATGGACTACTGGTCCAAAGGCCAGCTGAAGGCTCTCTTCCTGCGGCACGAG gGTTACTTCGGAGCAGTCGGAGCCCTGCTGGAGCTTCTGAATCCATCCTAA